The DNA sequence TCCGGGAACAGCTTCGCCACCGCCTCCGGCCCGCCGAACTTCGCCTCGGCCGCGGCGCGCACGCGGTCGCAGTGGCCGTGCATCCCCTTGCCCAGGAACCGGCCGATGGGCAGGTCCATCGGGTGGTCGGTGGACACCACGTCCACGCCCCAGATGTGGATCTCCTTTTCCAGCAGCCACGGCACCATGTCGGGGTGCGCACCGGGGTGCATGTGGATGTACTTCTCTTCGTCGGGCTGGTCGCCCCACTGCGCGTGGCGGTGCCAGCCGGTGTGCAGCAGCAGGATGTCACCCTTCCGTACCTCCACGCGCGACTCGATCATCTCGGGCGTGTACACCGCGAGCTCGTCCATCTCGTCGCTCAGGTTCACGATCACCCCCGGCCCGCACAGCCACTCCATGGGGATCTGGT is a window from the Longimicrobium sp. genome containing:
- a CDS encoding cyclase family protein → MKVYDLSQPLNEQAPFWPYYPPFEVKYIKRKAEHGVNAQYIQTSNHMGTHLDAPRHFITGGMTIDQIPMEWLCGPGVIVNLSDEMDELAVYTPEMIESRVEVRKGDILLLHTGWHRHAQWGDQPDEEKYIHMHPGAHPDMVPWLLEKEIHIWGVDVVSTDHPMDLPIGRFLGKGMHGHCDRVRAAAEAKFGGPEAVAKLFPDEDYQLTHNKLFGHNCMHIENLGGEISAPEIQNRRLVIGCFPWKFQGGEAAFAR